The segment ACCACCTGATTGCCGCCAGCCAGCGCCTTCGCCGGGCCGACCACCTGCTGCAGCCGCGTGTCGTTGTCCGGGTGGCTATCGAATACGCCGTGGTAGCCCGACGGCGCCTCCGTCTGCCCCTTGCGACGAGCCTGGTCGCGGGCGAACTCTTCCTGGTTCTTCAGCACCTTCACGACTTCGATCATGGCCTGCGGGTCATAGCCACTGCGCGCCAGGTACTGGGCGCCCAGACCGTCCGCCTCCAGCTCCATGTCACGCCCATAGCCACGAACGAAGGCCGTGCCCAGCACGTTGGTCAGGTCGGCTGCAGCGCCAACGCCGGTACCGATGGCGACCGCCTGCCCCAGGATGTTCCACGCAGTGGACTGACTCTGCTGCTGCACGCTGTGCCGTGCGGTGACGTGACCCACCTCGTGCCCCAGCACCGCAGCGAGTTCCGCTTCCGAGTTCAGGTAGGCCAGCAGGCCGCGATGGATATAGATGTAGCCGCCCGGCAGGGCGAAGGCGTTGATGTCCGGCGAGTCGACCACGGTGAAGTGGTAGGCAATATTGCTGCGGTGGCTGTGACTGGCGACGCGCTGCCCCACTTCCTGCACGTAGGCCTGCAGCTTTTCGTCCGCATAGGGCGGGTTCTGCTTGGCGATTTCCTGGTTGTACTGGCGACCGAGATCCAGCTCCTGCTGCTCGCTCATCATCACGAAATTGGTCTTGCCGGTCGCGGGGTTCACCGCGCAACCGGCCAGCAGGGAAGAACCGAACAGCAGCGCCAAGACCAGCGCAGGGGATCTCATCGAATCACCTCGAGCATTCCATTGTGGGTAAGGGGGAGCATCCAGCGGGGATTCCTCGTATTTACGCCGCCCCTGCGTGCACGGTCAATTACCCAGCCTCGCGCTTCTATTCGCCGCCCCTCCAGTCGCTGCAACGTGGCGGCATCGAACTGGCGCAGATGCTTCAGTTCGACACGCAGTACCAGGGGCCCGTCCAGCTGCAGCCAGACCCCGCCACGGTTGCGTTCGACCCTGGCGACGCGCCCCTGCACCAGCGCAAAACCGCCCCGGCGCAGCTGCCACGGCGATTGCAACGGAGGTCGACGCCAAAGTCCCCGTCCGGCACGACGTGCCTCCCGCTCCGCAATGGCATGGCATCCGCTGAGCGCGGCGTTAGGCGCGATGGCAATGTGAAACGCCAGCCCCTCGGCGAGCAAGCGCTCCTCGAGATTGCGCCCGCTACTGTCATAAAGGTGAGCCAGGGTGCGACCGTAGTGGTCTTTCGGTTCGCGCCCGAGACGCAGCCCAACGCGCCCGCCACTGGATTTCACCAGTTCGGTCAGACGTCGGTGCGCCGCTACGGCGTAGGGCTCATCCGACCGCCCCTTGCGAGCCAACTCGGGCGCGTTCAGGCCAATCAGACGAACGCTTCGTCCATCGACCAGACGCAAGGTGTCGCCATCGACGACTTTTCGGACTTTATAGGTAGGAAGGTTGCCCGAAAGCGGGCAGGCGGCATGAAGGGAGAAACTCAAAAGCCAGAAAAAGAAAAAGGCGCCTGTCAGAGGCGCCTTTCTCGTCAGCGGGGACTTGGCCATCAGGCCTTCCCGGGCTGTGTCGGCTCTTACTTGGCGCCGAACACGCCAAAACGCTGCTTGAAGCGATCGATACGGCCGCCGGTGTCCAGAACCTTCTGCTTACCGGTGTAGAACGGGTGGCACTCGGAGCATACGTCGAGGCTGATGTTCTTGCCGATGGTGGAGCGGGTCTTGATG is part of the Pseudomonas lalkuanensis genome and harbors:
- a CDS encoding M48 family metalloprotease produces the protein MRSPALVLALLFGSSLLAGCAVNPATGKTNFVMMSEQQELDLGRQYNQEIAKQNPPYADEKLQAYVQEVGQRVASHSHRSNIAYHFTVVDSPDINAFALPGGYIYIHRGLLAYLNSEAELAAVLGHEVGHVTARHSVQQQSQSTAWNILGQAVAIGTGVGAAADLTNVLGTAFVRGYGRDMELEADGLGAQYLARSGYDPQAMIEVVKVLKNQEEFARDQARRKGQTEAPSGYHGVFDSHPDNDTRLQQVVGPAKALAGGNQVVNRDVFLKHLEGLPFGDSAETGVRRGQDFYHAELDFTLHFPDGWGMVNRADAVITHSANQQAFIAMTLDGRKPNLAPAGYLRQKAGGQRLAMEESLQQAGLQGATAVLPGNPARRVAAIYKDDKAYLFVGAIRNGASLESEDDKFLSVIRSFRPMKKEERVLAQPLRLHLIQAKSGQTIASLARESKLPGAQADLENRIRLLNNLYPIGEPKPGDWLKVVR
- a CDS encoding thermonuclease family protein; the encoded protein is MAKSPLTRKAPLTGAFFFFWLLSFSLHAACPLSGNLPTYKVRKVVDGDTLRLVDGRSVRLIGLNAPELARKGRSDEPYAVAAHRRLTELVKSSGGRVGLRLGREPKDHYGRTLAHLYDSSGRNLEERLLAEGLAFHIAIAPNAALSGCHAIAEREARRAGRGLWRRPPLQSPWQLRRGGFALVQGRVARVERNRGGVWLQLDGPLVLRVELKHLRQFDAATLQRLEGRRIEARGWVIDRARRGGVNTRNPRWMLPLTHNGMLEVIR
- the rpmE gene encoding 50S ribosomal protein L31 yields the protein MKPEIHPEYVAIEATCSCGNVIKTRSTIGKNISLDVCSECHPFYTGKQKVLDTGGRIDRFKQRFGVFGAK